In Bythopirellula goksoeyrii, a single window of DNA contains:
- a CDS encoding phosphoribosylaminoimidazolesuccinocarboxamide synthase, with product MTSPLLQTELSGLPVTRGKVRDVYDLGENLLLVSTDRISAFDWVLPTGIPDKGRVLTQLSNFWFKHLNIPNHLLETEVEAMNLPADSDLESLSGRTILVRKTEVVPIECVVRGFISGSAWQEYYNTGKVCGIELPTGLEESARLPSMIFSPATKAAKGEHDENITFAEMCDRVGVDLADRLRHLSIETYQQGAAHAHEKGIIVADTKFEFGVVGGEIILVDEVLTPDSSRFWPADLYEPGHAQPSFDKQFVRDWLSESGWDKDSPPPELPENVVARTREKYIEAYERITGEPFAWK from the coding sequence ATGACTTCACCACTCTTACAAACCGAATTGTCCGGTCTCCCAGTCACCCGCGGAAAGGTCCGCGATGTGTACGACTTGGGCGAGAATCTCCTTTTGGTGAGCACCGACCGGATCAGTGCATTTGATTGGGTTTTGCCCACGGGAATCCCCGACAAGGGGCGCGTACTGACCCAACTCAGCAACTTCTGGTTCAAGCATCTCAATATCCCTAACCATCTGCTCGAAACCGAAGTCGAAGCGATGAACCTGCCGGCCGACTCAGACTTGGAATCTCTTTCTGGTCGCACGATCCTCGTGCGCAAGACCGAAGTCGTGCCGATCGAGTGCGTAGTCCGTGGGTTTATCTCGGGTTCGGCTTGGCAAGAATATTATAATACGGGCAAAGTGTGCGGGATCGAACTACCCACGGGGCTTGAAGAATCTGCCCGGCTACCCTCCATGATTTTCTCACCCGCCACCAAGGCAGCAAAAGGGGAGCATGACGAGAACATCACGTTCGCTGAGATGTGTGATCGAGTGGGGGTTGATCTCGCCGATAGGCTAAGACACTTGAGTATCGAAACCTACCAACAGGGTGCCGCACACGCGCATGAGAAAGGAATCATCGTCGCCGACACCAAATTTGAATTCGGCGTAGTCGGCGGAGAAATCATCCTTGTCGACGAAGTATTGACACCTGATAGCTCCCGATTCTGGCCAGCCGATCTTTATGAACCGGGCCACGCGCAACCTTCGTTCGACAAACAATTCGTGCGCGATTGGCTCTCTGAGAGTGGCTGGGACAAAGACAGCCCCCCCCCCGAACTCCCCGAAAATGTAGTCGCACGAACTCGCGAAAAATACATCGAGGCCTACGAGCGAATCACCGGCGAACCGTTCGCGTGGAAATAA
- a CDS encoding transposase, translated as MDLDNADYIRETLDLSGCQIALRVDRELRADDGKIVLHDTRYYVSSLDPNQVTAADLLRHVRQHWRIENSLHFLKDRWWDEDRHHTRRPGLSACMAAINNAALSIHRLRSDPNLPVRAAADYIAWCPANGLQLLNS; from the coding sequence GTGGATTTAGACAACGCGGATTATATCCGGGAGACGCTCGATCTGTCCGGTTGTCAAATTGCTCTGCGTGTAGATCGTGAGTTACGTGCTGATGATGGCAAAATCGTTCTGCATGATACTCGCTACTATGTGAGCAGCCTTGATCCCAATCAGGTCACCGCCGCCGATCTCTTGCGGCACGTTCGCCAGCACTGGCGAATAGAAAACAGCTTGCACTTTCTGAAAGACCGCTGGTGGGACGAGGATCGTCACCATACCCGTCGGCCAGGTCTCTCTGCTTGCATGGCGGCGATCAACAACGCCGCCCTCTCGATCCATCGGCTACGATCCGACCCCAACTTACCCGTTCGAGCTGCGGCGGACTACATTGCCTGGTGCCCCGCCAACGGGCTCCAGCTGCTCAATTCCTGA
- a CDS encoding ISAs1 family transposase yields the protein MHTETLLDAFSQLDDPCCPRGVRHPFAGIVTLMLLGMLARIREMEVLVRWAGIHWNELKEPLGFDRDEPPCATTLSRTLAQCSVSEFQAALDVWLRNCLTETPSEGVVAVDGKTAKQGLDDNGRPLHMLNAFVHDLQAVVGQWSTGAEKTNEPTLLRRHLQTLLDTYPMLQLITGDAMFAQRPLAELICKKNRDYLLQIEANQGDTLDALEHCFAQAAERMPAAKTTEKKGPCRKPVVYGWI from the coding sequence GTGCATACTGAAACTCTTCTCGACGCGTTTTCTCAACTCGACGATCCCTGTTGCCCACGGGGCGTGCGACATCCGTTTGCTGGCATCGTTACTCTCATGTTGCTGGGAATGCTGGCTCGGATTCGCGAAATGGAAGTGCTCGTTCGCTGGGCCGGCATTCACTGGAATGAACTCAAGGAGCCGCTAGGATTTGATCGAGATGAACCCCCTTGTGCCACCACGCTTAGCCGCACGTTGGCCCAATGTAGTGTGTCTGAGTTTCAAGCAGCGTTGGACGTCTGGTTGCGGAACTGTTTAACGGAAACGCCCAGCGAAGGAGTGGTTGCCGTCGACGGGAAAACGGCTAAGCAAGGACTTGACGACAACGGTCGTCCGCTGCATATGCTCAACGCGTTTGTGCATGACCTGCAAGCAGTTGTTGGCCAATGGTCGACTGGGGCCGAGAAAACCAACGAACCGACCCTCTTGCGTCGTCATCTGCAAACACTGCTCGACACCTATCCGATGTTACAGCTAATCACTGGTGACGCGATGTTCGCCCAGCGTCCGTTGGCCGAGCTGATCTGCAAAAAGAATCGCGACTATTTGTTACAGATCGAGGCCAACCAGGGGGATACGCTTGACGCTTTAGAACACTGCTTCGCCCAAGCTGCCGAGCGAATGCCGGCAGCCAAGACGACCGAAAAAAAGGGGCCTTGCAGGAAACCCGTCGTTTATGGGTGGATTTAG